Sequence from the Pirellulales bacterium genome:
GCTCCGCGATGGTGCCCAGCGAACCACCGACAAACTTTGGCAACTCTGCGGCAAAGTACTCGATCTATTCACCGAAAGCGAATGCCGCAACTACCTCCAACACTGTGGATGCCGCTACAATTAACCGACGACGGCACTAGATGCTGAGCTCAAGCACGAAATGATTTCCCGCGGCATGTCAGCGGAAGAAATCGAGCGGGTGTTAGCCGCCAAAAGCTCGTCCAGCAAGAAAGCCTGAGTGTGATCAGACAGGTGCGATTCTTACGGCGACAGTTGGAATTTATTTTCGCCGCTGCCGACGTCGTCGATCCACAGCGTACTGTCTTCGAGCGTCCCTTTTTGCGGCTTCCCGTTGACGAGCATCTGTTCTGATTTTCCGCTCGCTGGCAATCCCACCCGCGCCGTCATGTTGGCGGGAAGCGAAACCTGCAACGTCATTCCACCATGTTCGGCCTTGTCGATGCGTACGTGAATCGGCCCGCGAATCGTGGGCACGGTGGCCTCGGCCCATTTCAGCGGTCCCAATTGCGGCTGTATCATCACCTTTTCAAAGCCCGGCGCTACCGGCCGGACGCCAATCAAATAGCGCGAAATAATATTCGCCGGCGCCGCGCCCCAGGCATGGTTCCAATCCAAATTCGGCTTGAATTGCATGTCCCACGCTTCCAACGTCATCGTCGAGCCCAAGTCGAGCATGTGTAGCCAGCCGCGTGGGCCGGGATCGGTCATCAATTGGCAGGCGTAATCGGCCTGCCCCGCTTCGTACAACGCTTCCAGCAAATATTGGGCACCGTAAACACTGCAAGCCATACCGCGGGTTTTGATGAAATCGACGACCGTTGCCTGATGTTCCTGGGGCACCAATCCAAAATCTAGCGCGAACATATTGGTGTGCAGCGACGCGTGATCGGTCCCTTCCCCATCCACATACACGCCGCGCTGCGCATTGAAGAACATCTTATTGAACGCATCGTAAACCTGCTGCGCCATCGCTTTGTAATGCGCCGCATCGTCCGTTTTTCCCAAGGCTTCGGCAATTTGGCCCATCAACACCAGCGAGCGGTAGTAAAAGGCGTTCACGACCGCATTCACCGGCGTGTGCACAAAGCCATCGCGCTCGCCTGTTGGCCAATCGACAATATCGTCGTGGCTGACCTGCTGCTTATTGCTGCCGAGTAAACCGTCGGGCCGGGCCCGGTCTTGGAGAGTTTTCTTTTGCAGCGAGGCATAATTGTGGGCCAGTGATTCGCAGTTGCCGGTGTACAGGTAGTCGGCCCAGGCCATGAAAATTGAATGGAATTTCCACTCCGTGGGCCAGGTGGGGTGCTCCAGCAAATACTCATGGCTATGCCGGGCCAGTGCGTATTCGCGGTCCAGCACATAATGATCGATCTGATTAATGTACGCATCGGCCTCGTAGGGAATTCGCTCTCGATCGCCGTCAATGTACGTTCCCGCAAACGTGGTGGCTTCAATGGTGTGCTTGCACAACTCCCAAATTTTGTTCAGCCGCTCGTCGCTGCAAGAAAACTGCGCCGCCTGCTCATCGAAGGGGTAGGCCACCATCACTTGCCGCACATTCGCCGTGATTAACTCCACCGGGCAATCTTCAATTTCCACATACCGAAACGGCGTAAGCACCCCGGTGGCGGCAGGCAATTTGATTGCGGCGCCTGTGGTGTTTCGCTTGTCGGCCTGCGGATGCACGTCGTACGATTTTTTTTTAGGCGACAATTCCACTTTCGCTTCGGAATATCGAATCGTGCCGCCGGGTTTGCGGTCAATTTCATTCGGCGATTTCAGCTTTTCTCCAAAACGCACCGTCAGCGTTTGTTCCGCCGCTGGAACATCAATATTCAACCGCAAAAAACCGAATGCCGCCTGGCCGAAATCGATGAAATAGCTGTGCGGCCCGGTCGATTCCACCTTCACTGCGGCAATTTCCCGCGGCAGCGGCTCGAAGGTGGGCGTTTTATACCGATCAAGATTCGATCCGGTGCGAAATATCTGCGATGCTGACCAGGTGCTGGGCGCATCGTCATGATTCCAAGTCCGCACCTTCCAAAAATAATTCGTGTTGGCCGCCAGCGGCTTGCCGGCAAACT
This genomic interval carries:
- a CDS encoding family 78 glycoside hydrolase catalytic domain yields the protein MKRIALAWIGIIVACCCAIASEKQLAPTGLMCELLSKRDLAGAQDVTGIDNPKPQLGWIVPLTKPNDRQTAYQILVASSQDLLDRNQGDVWDSGKVDSSASLSVEFAGKPLAANTNYFWKVRTWNHDDAPSTWSASQIFRTGSNLDRYKTPTFEPLPREIAAVKVESTGPHSYFIDFGQAAFGFLRLNIDVPAAEQTLTVRFGEKLKSPNEIDRKPGGTIRYSEAKVELSPKKKSYDVHPQADKRNTTGAAIKLPAATGVLTPFRYVEIEDCPVELITANVRQVMVAYPFDEQAAQFSCSDERLNKIWELCKHTIEATTFAGTYIDGDRERIPYEADAYINQIDHYVLDREYALARHSHEYLLEHPTWPTEWKFHSIFMAWADYLYTGNCESLAHNYASLQKKTLQDRARPDGLLGSNKQQVSHDDIVDWPTGERDGFVHTPVNAVVNAFYYRSLVLMGQIAEALGKTDDAAHYKAMAQQVYDAFNKMFFNAQRGVYVDGEGTDHASLHTNMFALDFGLVPQEHQATVVDFIKTRGMACSVYGAQYLLEALYEAGQADYACQLMTDPGPRGWLHMLDLGSTMTLEAWDMQFKPNLDWNHAWGAAPANIISRYLIGVRPVAPGFEKVMIQPQLGPLKWAEATVPTIRGPIHVRIDKAEHGGMTLQVSLPANMTARVGLPASGKSEQMLVNGKPQKGTLEDSTLWIDDVGSGENKFQLSP